The Eurosta solidaginis isolate ZX-2024a chromosome 4, ASM4086904v1, whole genome shotgun sequence genome includes a window with the following:
- the GlcT gene encoding ceramide glucosyltransferase, with product MSSHLNSSLSGFAICLLVFWCGTWCVHLLAIFYGKLKLHKKSVSSCPNEIPLPGVSILKPLMGTDPNLEQNLETFFIMDYPVYELLFCIEDSIDPAIDIVQNLMTKYPQVEASLYTGGSKVGVNPKINNMVPGYAAAKYELFMISDSGIRMKSDTLLDMVNNMTEKYALVHQMPFTCDREGFAATFEKIFFGTVQSRIYLSADLLGINCHTGMSCLLRKCVIDELGGLKIFGCYLAEDFFIAKAIKDKGWKMRISNQPAMQNSGICNINSFQERLIRWAKLRVAMVPTTILLEPLSECMLLGALASWSAGLLFSWDPLVFYLVHVLTWCLSDWILLSIVQNGAFPFHKLEYVIGWLLREISGPYLFLHALWNSEITWRRRTYKLHWGGIAYELPYTKKPIS from the coding sequence ATGTCATCACATCTAAATAGTTCCCTGAGTGGTTTCGCTATTTGTCTGCTTGTATTCTGGTGTGGTACCTGGTGTGTTCAtcttttggccattttttacggCAAATTAAAACTGCACAAAAAATCGGTGTCCAGTTGTCCGAATGAAATACCATTGCCCGGAGTTTCCATACTGAAACCACTAATGGGCACTGATCCGAATCTGGAACAAAATCTTGAAACATTCTTCATAATGGATTACCCAGTATACGAGCTATTATTTTGTATAGAAGACAGCATTGATCCGGCTATCGATATTGTACAAAACTTAATGACAAAGTACCCGCAGGTGGAGGCATCCTTATACACAGGTGGTTCAAAGGTTGGAGTCAATCCAAAAATTAATAATATGGTACCTGGATATGCGGCTGCTAAGTACGAGTTGTTTATGATATCGGACAGCGGAATAAGAATGAAGTCCGATACTCTTCTTGATATGGTCAATAATATGACAGAGAAATACGCGCTCGTGCATCAAATGCCATTCACCTGCGATCGCGAAGGATTTGCTGCCACTtttgagaaaatattttttgGCACAGTTCAATCTCGCATATACCTGTCAGCAGATTTGTTGGGCATCAATTGTCATACCGGCATGTCTTGTTTGTTGCGTAAATGTGTAATTGATGAATTAGGCGGATTAAAAATATTTGGTTGTTATCTTGCTGAAGATTTTTTCATTGCTAAAGCAATAAAGGACAAAGGATGGAAAATGCGTATAAGTAACCAACCTGCCATGCAGAATAGTGGCATATGTAATATAAACAGTTTTCAGGAGCGCTTGATACGATGGGCCAAATTACGCGTAGCAATGGTTCCAACAACCATATTGTTAGAGCCACTTTCTGAATGCATGTTATTAGGAGCACTCGCCTCGTGGTCTGCGGGTTTGCTGTTTAGTTGGGATCCGCTGGTATTTTACTTGGTGCACGTTCTAACGTGGTGTCTGTCAGATTGGATATTGCTTTCAATTGTTCAGAACGGTGCATTTCCCTTTCACAAGCTGGAGTACGTAATTGGCTGGCTTCTAAGAGAAATAAGCGGTCCTTATTTATTTCTTCACGCACTTTGGAATTCGGAAATAACATGGCGCAGACGAACTTACAAGTTACATTGGGGTGGTATCGCCTATGAATTGCCTTACACTAAAAAACCCATTTCATAG